From Cyprinus carpio isolate SPL01 unplaced genomic scaffold, ASM1834038v1 S000006820, whole genome shotgun sequence, one genomic window encodes:
- the LOC122145009 gene encoding thiamine-triphosphatase-like, with translation MTVEVERKFVCDAEIIGKLQDIGAKCIGQWQFRDQYFDSPNFILTLKNFWLRCREGLWELKCPAVSGTCTPDNDTETLCTRYREITSLPLIRSEVSRIIREHTAEGSESNSSQREQIDKVAENEDTEICSADDTKWLNDLNLVCFAEFKTERCSYTLERETGAVRVDLDQADFGHCVGEIEVLVPEGGDMNAALQRISAIAVELGLSCEKKVKGKMHVYLQRYRPEHYEELLSAQIL, from the exons ATGACTGTAGAAGTTGAGAGAAAATTCGTTTGTGATGCAGAAATTATTGGAAAACTACAAGATATTGGAG CTAAATGCATCGGTCAGTGGCAGTTCCGAGACCAGTACTTCGACTCACCAAATTTCATCCTCACGCTAAAAAATTTCTGGTTGAGATGCCGAGAGGGATTGTGGGAGTTGAAATGCCCTGCAGTTTCAGGAACTTGTACACCTGATAATGACACAGAGACCCTTTGTACACGATACAGAGAGATAACCAGTCTCCCTCTGATTCGGTCAGAAGTCAGCAGGATAATCAGGGAACACACCGCTGAAGGCAGTGAATCAAATTCCTCACAAAGGGAACAAATTGACAAAGTCGCAGAAAATGAGGACACAGAGATCTGTTCAGCAGATGACACAAAGTGGCTGAATGACCTCAATCTGGTCTGTTTTGCCGAGTTCAAGACCGAGCGCTGCTCTTACACGCTAGAGAGGGAGACCGGTGCAGTGCGGGTGGATCTGGACCAGGCTGATTTCGGACATTGTGTGGGAGAGATTGAGGTTCTGGTGCCTGAAGGAGGTGACATGAATGCAGCTCTGCAGAGGATTTCAGCCATTGCTGTAGAACTGG GTTTAAGCTGTGAGAAGAAAGTAAAGGGGAAAATGCATGTTTACCTTCAAAGATATCGACCTGAACACTATGAAGAGCTTCTTAGTGCTCAAATCTTATAA